The Tenrec ecaudatus isolate mTenEca1 chromosome 9, mTenEca1.hap1, whole genome shotgun sequence genome window below encodes:
- the MYO1G gene encoding unconventional myosin-Ig isoform X2 codes for MEDEDGPEYGKPDFVLLDQVTMEDFMANLKLRFEKGRIYTYIGEVLVSVNPYKKLPLYGPEAIALYQGRELYERPPHLYAVANAAYKAMKRRSRDTCIVISGESGAGKTEASKHIMQYIAAVTNPSQRAEVERVKDILLNSTCVLEAFGNARTSRNHNSSRFGKYMDINFNFKGDPIGGHIHSYLLEKSRVLKQHVGERNFHSFYQLLRGSEEVLLQELALQRNPALYNFTRQGAGLNDLDSDERSHQEVIQAMKVIGFSPKEVASVYRILAAILHLGNIEFVEMEKEGPEKGTLTVTEEVLVDHVAKLTATPRDLVLRSLLARTVASGGRDLIEKGHSTAEACYARDACAKAIYQRLFEWIVNKINSVMEAQGRDPRRDGKDTVIGVLDIYGFEVFPVNSFEQFCINYCNEKLQQLFIQLVLKQEQEEYQREGITWQSITYFNNLAIVELVEQPRRGILAVLDEACSSAGTITDQIFLQTLDNHHRHHPHYASRQLCPTEKSMEFGRDFRIKHYAGNVTYSVEGFIDKNRDFLLQDFKRLLYSSTDPTLRAMWPDGQQDITEVTKRPLTAGTLFKNSMVALVENLASKEPFYVRCIKPNEDKVPGKLDEDHCQHQVVYLGLLENVRVRRAGFAFRQPYPRFLLRYKMTCEYTWPNHLLGSDRAAVSALLEQHGLQADVAFGHNKLFIRSPHTLVTLEQSRARLIPIIVLLLQKAWRGTLARQRCRRLRAIYTIMRCFRRHKVHTHLAEMQRFFQAARQPPLYGRDLTWPLVPTVLQPFQDICQMLFCRWRARQLVKNIPPSDMAQIKAKVAAMELLQGLRQDWGCQRAWMRDYLSSTTDNPTASGLFTQRLQTLREKDGFGTVLFSSHVRKVNRFHKCRNRALLLTDQHLYKLEPGRQYRVMRALPLREVTGVSVTSGQDQLVVLHAQGQDDLVVCLHRTQPELDNRVGELVGVLAAHCRGEGRALEVRVSDCITLSQRGARRLVSVAPKPEQLVPDFRCSRAGFTLLWPSR; via the exons ATGGAAGACGAAGACGGCCCTGAGTATGGCAAGCCTGACTTCGTGCTTTTGGACCAAGTCACCATGGAAGACTTCATGGCAAACCTGAAGCTCAG GTTTGAGAAGGGCCGAATCTATACCTACATTGGTGAGGTACTAGTGTCCGTCAACCCCTACAAGAAGCTGCCACTGTATGGGCCTGAGGCCATCGCCCTGTACCAGGGCCGTGAGCTCTATGAACGTCCACCCCACCTCTACGCTGTGGCCAATGCCGCCTACAAAGCCATGAAGCGCCGATCTAGGGACACCTGCATCGTCATCTCAG gggagagtggggcagggaagacCGAAGCTAGCAAGCACATCATGCAGTACATCGCAGCTGTCACCAATCCAAGCCagagggctgaagtggagag GGTCAAGGATATCCTGCTCAATTCCACCTGTGTGCTGGAGGCCTTCGGCAACGCTCGCACCAGTCGAAACCACAACTCCAGTCGCTTCGGCAAATACATGGACATCAATTTCAACTTTAAGGGAGACCCCATTGGGGGTCACATCCACAGCTACCTGTTGGAGAAG TCCCGGGTCCTCAAGCAGCATGTGGGCGAGAGGAATTTCCACTCTTTCTATCAG CTGTTGCGGGGGAGTGAAGAGGTGCTTCTCCAAGAGCTGGCCTTGCAGAGAAACCCCGCTCTGTACAACTTCACCCGCCAGGGAGCGGGACTCAAC gaCTTGGATAGTGATGAGAGGAGTCACCAGGAAGTGATCCAAGCTATGAAGGTGATTGGCTTCAGTCCCAAGGAGGTGGCATCTGTTTACCGGATCCTAGCTGCCATACTGCACTTG GGAAACATTGAGTTTGTGGAGATGGAAAAGGAGGGGCCAGAGAAGGGGACCCTAACAGTAACAGAGGAGGTGCTGGTGGACCATGTGGCTAAACTGACAGCCACACCCCGGGACCTGGTGCTCCGCTCCCTGCTGGCTCGCACAGTGGCCTCAGGAGGCAGAGATCTCATCGAGAAGGGCCACTCCACAGCTGAGGCTTGCTATGCCCGGGACGCCTGTGCCAAG GCAATTTACCAGCGGCTGTTTGAGTGGATCGTGAACAAGATTAACAGTGTCATGGAAGCCCAAGGTCGGGACCCTCGCCGTGACGGCAAGGACACAGTGATTGGCGTACTAGACATCTATGGCTTCGAGGTGTTTCCTGTCAACAG CTTTGAGCAGTTCTGCATCAACTACTGCAACGAGAAACTCCAGCAGCTGTTCATCCAGCTCGTCCtgaagcaggagcaggaggagtaCCAGCGCGAAGGCATCACTTGGCAGAGC ATCACCTACTTCAACAACCTGGCCATTGTGGAGCTGGTGGAACAGCCCCGCCGGGGCATCCTGGCCGTGCTGGACGAAGCGTGCAGTTCTGCGGGCACCATCACTGACCAGATCTTCCTGCAGACCCTGGACAATCACCATCGGCACCACCCACACTATGCCAGTCGCCAG CTCTGCCCTACGGAGAAGAGCATGGAGTTCGGCCGAGACTTTCGAATCAAGCACTATGCGGGGAACGTCAC GTATTCCGTGGAGGGCTTCATCGACAAGAATCGGGATTTTCTCCTCCAGGACTTCAAACGGCTGCTGTACAGTAG CACAGACCCCACCCTGCGGGCCATGTGGCCAGATGGACAGCAGGACATCACAGAGGTGACCAAGCGCCCCTTGACAGCTGGCACACTCTTCAAGAACTccatggtagccctggtggaaaACCTGGCCTCCAAG GAGCCTTTCTATGTGCGTTGCATCAAGCCCAATGAGGACAAGGTGCCTGGGAAGCTGGATGAAGACCACTGCCAGCATCAAGTGGTATACCTTGGGCTCCTGGAGAACGTGAGGGTCCGCAGGGCGGGCTTTGCATTCCGCCAGCCCTACCCCCGATTCCTGCTCAG GTACAAGATGACCTGTGAATACACCTGGCCCAACCACCTGCTGGGCTCAGACAGGGCAGCTGTAAGTGCCCTCTTAGAGCAACATGGACTGCAGGCGGATGTGGCCTTTGGCCACAACAAGCTGTTCATCCGCTCCCCGCACACCTTGGTCACGCTAGAGCAGAGCCGGGCCCGCCTCATCCCCATCATTGTGCTCCTGCTACAGAAG GCATGGCGGGGCACCTTGGCCCGACAACGCTGCCGGCGCCTGCGGGCTATCTACACCATCATGCGCTGCTTCCGGCGGCACAAGGTGCACACTCACCTGGCGGAGATGCAACGGTTTTTCCAGGCTGCCAGACAGCCCCCGCTCTATGGCCGAGACCTCACTTGGCCCCTGGTGCCCACAGTGCTGCAGCCTTTCCAGGACATCTGCCAAATGCTTTTCTGCAG GTGGAGGGCCCGgcagctggtgaagaacattcccCCTTCAGACATGGCCCAGATCAAGGCCAAAGTGGCTGCCATGGAGTTACTACAGGGACTGCGCCAAGACTGGGGCTGTCAGCGAGCCTGGATGCGTGACTACCTGTCCTCT ACCACTGACAATCCCACAGCCTCTGGCCTCTTCACTCAGCGGTTGCAGACCCTCCGGGAGAAGGATGGCTTTGGGACTGTACTATTTTCTAGCCATGTTCGAAAG GTGAACCGCTTTCACAAGTGCCGGAATCGGGCACTCTTGCTCACAGATCAGCACTTATACAAGCTGGAGCCAGGCAGACAGTACCGGGTGATGCGGGCCTTGCCGCTCCGGGAG GTGACCGGGGTGAGCGTGACGAGCGGCCAGGATCAGCTGGTGGTGCTGCATGCCCAGGGCCAAGACGACCTGGTGGTCTGCCTGCATCGCACCCAGCCGGAGCTGGACAACCGCGTTGGGGAGCTGGTGGGAGTGCTGGCTGCCCACTGCCGGGG GGAGGGCCGGGCCCTGGAGGTCCGCGTCTCTGACTGCATCACCCTGAGCCAGCGAGGAGCCCGGCGCCTTGTCTCGGTGGCGCCCAAGCCCGAGCAGCTGGTGCCTGATTTCCGCTGCAGCCGCGCCGGCTTCACCTTGCTCTGGCCCAGCCGCTGA
- the MYO1G gene encoding unconventional myosin-Ig isoform X1, whose amino-acid sequence MEDEDGPEYGKPDFVLLDQVTMEDFMANLKLRFEKGRIYTYIGEVLVSVNPYKKLPLYGPEAIALYQGRELYERPPHLYAVANAAYKAMKRRSRDTCIVISGESGAGKTEASKHIMQYIAAVTNPSQRAEVERVKDILLNSTCVLEAFGNARTSRNHNSSRFGKYMDINFNFKGDPIGGHIHSYLLEKSRVLKQHVGERNFHSFYQLLRGSEEVLLQELALQRNPALYNFTRQGAGLNRGQSFFPQDLDSDERSHQEVIQAMKVIGFSPKEVASVYRILAAILHLGNIEFVEMEKEGPEKGTLTVTEEVLVDHVAKLTATPRDLVLRSLLARTVASGGRDLIEKGHSTAEACYARDACAKAIYQRLFEWIVNKINSVMEAQGRDPRRDGKDTVIGVLDIYGFEVFPVNSFEQFCINYCNEKLQQLFIQLVLKQEQEEYQREGITWQSITYFNNLAIVELVEQPRRGILAVLDEACSSAGTITDQIFLQTLDNHHRHHPHYASRQLCPTEKSMEFGRDFRIKHYAGNVTYSVEGFIDKNRDFLLQDFKRLLYSSTDPTLRAMWPDGQQDITEVTKRPLTAGTLFKNSMVALVENLASKEPFYVRCIKPNEDKVPGKLDEDHCQHQVVYLGLLENVRVRRAGFAFRQPYPRFLLRYKMTCEYTWPNHLLGSDRAAVSALLEQHGLQADVAFGHNKLFIRSPHTLVTLEQSRARLIPIIVLLLQKAWRGTLARQRCRRLRAIYTIMRCFRRHKVHTHLAEMQRFFQAARQPPLYGRDLTWPLVPTVLQPFQDICQMLFCRWRARQLVKNIPPSDMAQIKAKVAAMELLQGLRQDWGCQRAWMRDYLSSTTDNPTASGLFTQRLQTLREKDGFGTVLFSSHVRKVNRFHKCRNRALLLTDQHLYKLEPGRQYRVMRALPLREVTGVSVTSGQDQLVVLHAQGQDDLVVCLHRTQPELDNRVGELVGVLAAHCRGEGRALEVRVSDCITLSQRGARRLVSVAPKPEQLVPDFRCSRAGFTLLWPSR is encoded by the exons ATGGAAGACGAAGACGGCCCTGAGTATGGCAAGCCTGACTTCGTGCTTTTGGACCAAGTCACCATGGAAGACTTCATGGCAAACCTGAAGCTCAG GTTTGAGAAGGGCCGAATCTATACCTACATTGGTGAGGTACTAGTGTCCGTCAACCCCTACAAGAAGCTGCCACTGTATGGGCCTGAGGCCATCGCCCTGTACCAGGGCCGTGAGCTCTATGAACGTCCACCCCACCTCTACGCTGTGGCCAATGCCGCCTACAAAGCCATGAAGCGCCGATCTAGGGACACCTGCATCGTCATCTCAG gggagagtggggcagggaagacCGAAGCTAGCAAGCACATCATGCAGTACATCGCAGCTGTCACCAATCCAAGCCagagggctgaagtggagag GGTCAAGGATATCCTGCTCAATTCCACCTGTGTGCTGGAGGCCTTCGGCAACGCTCGCACCAGTCGAAACCACAACTCCAGTCGCTTCGGCAAATACATGGACATCAATTTCAACTTTAAGGGAGACCCCATTGGGGGTCACATCCACAGCTACCTGTTGGAGAAG TCCCGGGTCCTCAAGCAGCATGTGGGCGAGAGGAATTTCCACTCTTTCTATCAG CTGTTGCGGGGGAGTGAAGAGGTGCTTCTCCAAGAGCTGGCCTTGCAGAGAAACCCCGCTCTGTACAACTTCACCCGCCAGGGAGCGGGACTCAAC AGGGGGCaatcttttttcccccaggaCTTGGATAGTGATGAGAGGAGTCACCAGGAAGTGATCCAAGCTATGAAGGTGATTGGCTTCAGTCCCAAGGAGGTGGCATCTGTTTACCGGATCCTAGCTGCCATACTGCACTTG GGAAACATTGAGTTTGTGGAGATGGAAAAGGAGGGGCCAGAGAAGGGGACCCTAACAGTAACAGAGGAGGTGCTGGTGGACCATGTGGCTAAACTGACAGCCACACCCCGGGACCTGGTGCTCCGCTCCCTGCTGGCTCGCACAGTGGCCTCAGGAGGCAGAGATCTCATCGAGAAGGGCCACTCCACAGCTGAGGCTTGCTATGCCCGGGACGCCTGTGCCAAG GCAATTTACCAGCGGCTGTTTGAGTGGATCGTGAACAAGATTAACAGTGTCATGGAAGCCCAAGGTCGGGACCCTCGCCGTGACGGCAAGGACACAGTGATTGGCGTACTAGACATCTATGGCTTCGAGGTGTTTCCTGTCAACAG CTTTGAGCAGTTCTGCATCAACTACTGCAACGAGAAACTCCAGCAGCTGTTCATCCAGCTCGTCCtgaagcaggagcaggaggagtaCCAGCGCGAAGGCATCACTTGGCAGAGC ATCACCTACTTCAACAACCTGGCCATTGTGGAGCTGGTGGAACAGCCCCGCCGGGGCATCCTGGCCGTGCTGGACGAAGCGTGCAGTTCTGCGGGCACCATCACTGACCAGATCTTCCTGCAGACCCTGGACAATCACCATCGGCACCACCCACACTATGCCAGTCGCCAG CTCTGCCCTACGGAGAAGAGCATGGAGTTCGGCCGAGACTTTCGAATCAAGCACTATGCGGGGAACGTCAC GTATTCCGTGGAGGGCTTCATCGACAAGAATCGGGATTTTCTCCTCCAGGACTTCAAACGGCTGCTGTACAGTAG CACAGACCCCACCCTGCGGGCCATGTGGCCAGATGGACAGCAGGACATCACAGAGGTGACCAAGCGCCCCTTGACAGCTGGCACACTCTTCAAGAACTccatggtagccctggtggaaaACCTGGCCTCCAAG GAGCCTTTCTATGTGCGTTGCATCAAGCCCAATGAGGACAAGGTGCCTGGGAAGCTGGATGAAGACCACTGCCAGCATCAAGTGGTATACCTTGGGCTCCTGGAGAACGTGAGGGTCCGCAGGGCGGGCTTTGCATTCCGCCAGCCCTACCCCCGATTCCTGCTCAG GTACAAGATGACCTGTGAATACACCTGGCCCAACCACCTGCTGGGCTCAGACAGGGCAGCTGTAAGTGCCCTCTTAGAGCAACATGGACTGCAGGCGGATGTGGCCTTTGGCCACAACAAGCTGTTCATCCGCTCCCCGCACACCTTGGTCACGCTAGAGCAGAGCCGGGCCCGCCTCATCCCCATCATTGTGCTCCTGCTACAGAAG GCATGGCGGGGCACCTTGGCCCGACAACGCTGCCGGCGCCTGCGGGCTATCTACACCATCATGCGCTGCTTCCGGCGGCACAAGGTGCACACTCACCTGGCGGAGATGCAACGGTTTTTCCAGGCTGCCAGACAGCCCCCGCTCTATGGCCGAGACCTCACTTGGCCCCTGGTGCCCACAGTGCTGCAGCCTTTCCAGGACATCTGCCAAATGCTTTTCTGCAG GTGGAGGGCCCGgcagctggtgaagaacattcccCCTTCAGACATGGCCCAGATCAAGGCCAAAGTGGCTGCCATGGAGTTACTACAGGGACTGCGCCAAGACTGGGGCTGTCAGCGAGCCTGGATGCGTGACTACCTGTCCTCT ACCACTGACAATCCCACAGCCTCTGGCCTCTTCACTCAGCGGTTGCAGACCCTCCGGGAGAAGGATGGCTTTGGGACTGTACTATTTTCTAGCCATGTTCGAAAG GTGAACCGCTTTCACAAGTGCCGGAATCGGGCACTCTTGCTCACAGATCAGCACTTATACAAGCTGGAGCCAGGCAGACAGTACCGGGTGATGCGGGCCTTGCCGCTCCGGGAG GTGACCGGGGTGAGCGTGACGAGCGGCCAGGATCAGCTGGTGGTGCTGCATGCCCAGGGCCAAGACGACCTGGTGGTCTGCCTGCATCGCACCCAGCCGGAGCTGGACAACCGCGTTGGGGAGCTGGTGGGAGTGCTGGCTGCCCACTGCCGGGG GGAGGGCCGGGCCCTGGAGGTCCGCGTCTCTGACTGCATCACCCTGAGCCAGCGAGGAGCCCGGCGCCTTGTCTCGGTGGCGCCCAAGCCCGAGCAGCTGGTGCCTGATTTCCGCTGCAGCCGCGCCGGCTTCACCTTGCTCTGGCCCAGCCGCTGA